From the Clostridiales bacterium FE2011 genome, one window contains:
- the thyX gene encoding FAD-dependent thymidylate synthase, producing the protein MKIIKPSFVIEEELDGNKIIKKIEQYGRTCYKSEDRISEESAKRFIQNILKRGHESVIEHEKITVRVVCDRGVSHEIVRHRLASYSQESTRYCNYSNAKFGAELTFILPVFWENEDRKKELELWKKAMENAEKSYFALLEAGAEPQEARSVLPNSLKTEIVMTMNLREWRHFFRLRTSEAAHPQMRQIAQAILFEFRKKVPIIFDDI; encoded by the coding sequence ATGAAGATTATTAAACCTAGCTTTGTTATTGAAGAAGAGTTGGATGGAAATAAAATCATAAAAAAAATAGAGCAATACGGACGTACTTGTTATAAAAGTGAAGATCGTATAAGCGAAGAGTCAGCCAAAAGATTTATCCAGAATATTCTCAAACGTGGTCATGAATCTGTCATTGAGCACGAGAAAATTACGGTCCGTGTTGTGTGTGACCGTGGTGTCTCACATGAGATTGTCAGACATAGATTGGCTAGCTATTCGCAAGAAAGTACCCGATATTGCAATTACAGTAATGCGAAATTTGGTGCAGAATTAACTTTTATCCTGCCTGTTTTTTGGGAAAATGAAGATAGAAAAAAAGAATTAGAACTATGGAAAAAAGCTATGGAAAACGCAGAGAAATCCTATTTTGCTCTTCTAGAAGCAGGAGCTGAACCACAGGAAGCAAGAAGTGTATTACCTAACAGCTTGAAGACTGAAATTGTAATGACCATGAATCTAAGAGAATGGAGACATTTCTTCAGATTACGGACTAGTGAAGCTGCTCATCCGCAGATGCGGCAGATTGCGCAGGCTATATTATTTGAATTTAGAAAGAAAGTGCCCATAATCTTCGATGATATTTAG
- a CDS encoding HD domain-containing protein encodes MPTVTRNGAEFSKLAINERIMELDNAEGKALNDLDQFTELIRHRLDEKQWYAPIAYTPHDYSHHVIRVLQYGSKILSSSLDVFEIDDLLVFQYACLLHDIDMIYNPKARQIHSMEASLAINPYSDKQIEDAAQRCIRSLYAGINDLEDCQEISDVIKESLTQDIHNYLHIVLSFLLMDQSDYWEAIGQVVLGHSDIKLTNTRINTLEKEFYESHVIGVRSQEEIKTRVLAAVLRLADELDCSKHRKGGIDTRNFPPEAKDYWKKLDLIKQVKFEMPKIELQVNSAFIHDDKDKVDCYKLLHEIHEKIQKEYKTVKKCISDARININIEEPELVFDDPILKKNYDAYLSIANQGSVQDKKKDILAKDVQISIDRISDKQTIYVPADDINVGDIQKKEVYVSGESSNTQTNKLPKDPKSFYNELTQKIQESIKNNNLIYSVHRQIGNRGMRNHLDCNGLLADEEILDETAKAFVNYIYTHSFDKSPESIKQDKYFLVGIANSGVLLASRVAMITGLPMMYFIPSQKADSFSKQEEAWEEYAACYENRKPILIIGVNVTGKAVKDAQDFLKKILRKKNVFIEAVLGIVNRDVDGTNDMEGVFDSLRRRKTKVAFLHTGYPVDWCQYSENATPCPYNDQCGIDRKNKRKRVK; translated from the coding sequence ATGCCAACAGTAACAAGGAATGGAGCCGAGTTTAGCAAATTAGCTATTAATGAAAGAATTATGGAGCTAGATAATGCTGAAGGAAAAGCACTTAATGATTTGGATCAGTTTACTGAATTAATAAGACATAGGTTAGATGAAAAACAGTGGTATGCTCCTATAGCGTATACACCACATGATTATTCACATCATGTTATTCGTGTATTACAATATGGATCAAAGATATTGTCGTCATCATTGGATGTATTTGAGATTGATGATTTACTTGTGTTTCAATATGCATGTTTATTGCATGATATTGATATGATTTATAATCCCAAAGCTCGACAAATACATTCTATGGAAGCTTCTCTTGCGATAAATCCATATAGCGATAAACAAATTGAGGATGCGGCTCAAAGATGTATCAGAAGTTTATATGCGGGTATTAATGATTTAGAGGATTGTCAAGAAATCAGTGATGTGATAAAGGAATCATTAACACAAGATATTCATAATTATTTACATATAGTACTTTCATTTCTATTAATGGATCAAAGTGATTATTGGGAGGCTATCGGACAGGTTGTTTTAGGGCATAGCGATATAAAACTGACAAATACACGTATCAATACTCTTGAGAAGGAATTTTATGAATCACACGTTATAGGTGTTCGCTCTCAAGAAGAAATAAAAACACGTGTTCTTGCCGCCGTTCTCAGATTAGCAGATGAACTGGACTGTTCAAAACATAGAAAAGGGGGAATAGATACACGAAATTTCCCACCGGAGGCTAAAGATTACTGGAAAAAACTGGATTTAATAAAACAAGTTAAATTTGAAATGCCCAAGATTGAATTGCAGGTTAATTCTGCATTTATTCATGACGATAAAGACAAAGTAGATTGTTACAAATTACTGCATGAAATACACGAAAAAATACAAAAAGAGTATAAGACTGTAAAAAAGTGTATAAGTGATGCTCGAATAAATATCAATATAGAGGAACCTGAGTTAGTATTTGATGATCCCATTTTAAAGAAAAACTATGATGCTTATTTATCTATTGCTAATCAGGGTTCTGTACAAGATAAAAAAAAAGACATTTTAGCTAAAGATGTCCAAATCAGTATTGATCGAATCAGCGATAAACAGACCATATATGTTCCAGCAGACGATATAAATGTTGGTGATATACAAAAAAAAGAAGTTTATGTAAGTGGCGAATCTTCAAATACTCAAACAAATAAATTGCCAAAGGATCCTAAAAGCTTTTATAATGAATTGACACAGAAAATACAAGAGAGTATCAAGAACAATAATCTTATTTATTCAGTTCATCGTCAAATAGGGAACAGAGGCATGCGTAATCATCTTGATTGTAATGGTCTGCTTGCCGATGAAGAAATATTAGATGAAACAGCTAAGGCATTCGTAAACTATATTTATACACATTCTTTTGATAAAAGCCCAGAAAGTATAAAGCAAGATAAGTATTTTCTTGTTGGTATTGCTAATAGTGGTGTTTTATTGGCTTCACGTGTTGCAATGATAACAGGACTTCCGATGATGTACTTTATTCCGTCACAAAAGGCTGATAGTTTTTCAAAACAGGAGGAGGCATGGGAAGAGTATGCAGCATGTTATGAAAATCGCAAGCCTATTTTGATTATTGGGGTTAATGTGACAGGTAAAGCAGTAAAAGATGCACAAGATTTTTTGAAAAAAATATTGCGAAAGAAAAATGTGTTTATTGAGGCTGTCCTTGGGATAGTGAATCGTGATGTGGATGGAACAAATGATATGGAAGGGGTTTTTGATTCGCTGAGGAGAAGAAAAACAAAAGTGGCATTTTTACATACTGGTTATCCTGTTGATTGGTGTCAATACTCAGAAAATGCTACGCCTTGTCCATATAATGATCAATGTGGGATTGATAGAAAAAACAAGCGGAAAAGGGTGAAGTAA
- a CDS encoding helix-turn-helix transcriptional regulator: MRIPVVDLNKTGQNICILRKRSGVSVRKLQELLGFATPQAIYKWQHGISLPTVDNLVALASILDVSVEEILAVDYPKGEE, encoded by the coding sequence ATGCGGATTCCGGTAGTGGATCTGAACAAAACCGGACAGAACATCTGTATCCTGCGGAAACGCTCCGGCGTTTCCGTCAGGAAACTCCAGGAACTCCTGGGTTTCGCGACCCCGCAGGCCATTTATAAATGGCAGCACGGCATCAGCCTGCCGACCGTGGATAACCTGGTGGCGCTTGCTAGCATTCTGGATGTGTCCGTGGAAGAGATTCTCGCGGTGGACTATCCAAAGGGAGAAGAATAA
- a CDS encoding SPASM domain-containing protein — protein MLKASNYNYFYPDGEEYIAYNSFHSSLVQLTKEDYQEYLDAVGKDPGEEPSPVVTELVKNGFLVPADCNELAIIRNRMYKSRYNTGSLGLTIAPTTCCNFRCVYCYEDKIHRDIIMDNSIQQAVIEYVRKAADKIDRMHVAWYGGEPLLALNIVEKMSDAFIDICEKHGVEYTASIVTNGYLLNRKTAKLLVSKKINDCQITIDGDRENHDKRRPHCSGKGTYDTIIKNIIDIDGIIPQVTLRVNTDRNNPDAVNKIIDIVREHNLKNFIPYAAPVRDYDGSYCVGECFTQKGFLEYEYDNLMNIDDPYMIMNKYPVIRDNICCADTLGGMVINADGKLYKCWSDIGVDSLSYGNIKGGDVNEMNEIRYLMDDPTRDPKCSACKLLPVCMGGCPRMRKLESGDKCIYYEDLNAKYMKHFARLAQVYDMNAE, from the coding sequence ATGCTGAAGGCATCCAACTACAACTATTTCTACCCGGACGGGGAGGAATATATCGCGTACAACAGCTTCCACAGCTCCCTTGTGCAGCTGACGAAGGAAGATTATCAGGAATACCTGGACGCAGTCGGAAAAGACCCCGGGGAAGAACCGTCCCCGGTGGTGACCGAACTGGTCAAAAACGGCTTCCTGGTTCCGGCGGACTGTAACGAGCTGGCCATTATCCGCAACCGGATGTATAAAAGCCGGTATAACACGGGATCGCTGGGCCTGACGATTGCCCCCACCACCTGCTGTAATTTCCGCTGCGTCTACTGTTATGAGGATAAAATCCACCGGGATATCATCATGGATAACAGCATCCAGCAGGCAGTCATAGAATATGTCCGGAAAGCGGCGGATAAAATCGACAGGATGCATGTGGCCTGGTACGGCGGGGAACCCCTGCTGGCTCTGAACATTGTGGAGAAAATGTCAGATGCCTTCATCGACATCTGCGAGAAGCACGGGGTGGAATACACCGCTTCCATTGTGACCAACGGCTACCTGCTGAACCGCAAAACCGCAAAGCTACTGGTGTCGAAGAAGATTAATGACTGCCAGATCACCATAGACGGAGACAGGGAGAATCACGACAAACGCAGGCCTCACTGTTCCGGTAAGGGCACCTACGATACCATCATCAAAAACATCATTGATATTGACGGGATCATTCCCCAGGTGACACTTCGGGTGAACACGGACCGTAATAATCCCGACGCGGTGAACAAAATTATCGATATTGTCAGGGAGCACAACCTGAAGAACTTCATTCCCTATGCTGCTCCTGTCCGTGACTATGACGGCAGCTACTGTGTGGGCGAATGTTTCACCCAGAAGGGCTTCCTGGAATACGAGTACGATAACCTGATGAACATCGATGATCCTTATATGATCATGAATAAATACCCGGTCATCCGGGATAACATCTGCTGCGCCGATACCCTGGGCGGTATGGTCATCAATGCGGACGGCAAGTTGTACAAGTGCTGGTCGGATATCGGCGTGGACAGCCTGAGCTACGGCAATATCAAGGGCGGCGACGTCAATGAAATGAACGAGATCCGCTACCTCATGGACGACCCCACCCGGGATCCCAAGTGCAGTGCCTGTAAGCTCCTTCCCGTCTGCATGGGTGGCTGCCCTCGTATGAGGAAGCTGGAATCCGGAGACAAGTGCATCTACTACGAAGACCTGAACGCAAAGTACATGAAGCACTTTGCCAGGCTTGCCCAGGTATACGATATGAATGCGGAATAA